Genomic segment of Mytilus edulis chromosome 12, xbMytEdul2.2, whole genome shotgun sequence:
ctatttatataaaagCGTTTGTCTTGACAGTAAGTTGACACGACTTATGACGTTACGCCacgagttatcgttcctgacgttatcgaataacgttcacacaAACAAGTCAATGCAGCcgtgtggcaccgttaaagtccacaattcctctaaagtccacaacaccgctaaagtccacaacaattttccgctaaagtccacaacgccgctaaagtccacaaaatttccgctaaagtccacaaaatgacctccgctaaagtccacaagaaaacaccgttaaagtccacaacaacaagttccgctaaagtccacaaaaaagcaccgttaaagtccaaacattttgttttcattatcaaaagacaattttctgttttttacaccCGATATTATAGATCTAATTAAAAGCGCGGACTTTTGTTCTTAGAAAGTATTTCTTGTCagcataaattatatttttgatgaatgaAAAAATTATAGTATTTGCTTTATCGAATTTTATGCGATTTTCTATCAATCAAACAGACAACATTTCTGAAAAGTTATCTAACTATTatactctttttattttttagtaaatatttgttCATCCACAAGAAACTCCAACATAGCGTTCTCTTTATGTATATGCTGGAGACATAATTTGGagcttatatttgatatttaaatttcctttgcaatatctataaaacataagTAAGATTTCCATTCAGTGTCTGTTAGGTTCCACAGCAGCCAAAACGGTCCGTAAATCTCAAAAATAGACTTGAATCCATCATGTtcttttttgaaatcaaaataatgataaagaataCCACACATTCATACATTTTGTGGTGCTCAGCAGATTTACATCACTCTTTGgtttgcatataaaaaagaagatatggtatgattgccaatgagacaactgtccacaagagaccaaaatgacacagacattataaacaactgtttgttttgttttcaaaaaggaaaattaatTTGTTTCAGAATGAAAGATGAATTGCATAAATTATACGCGGATGTGGTTCTGTATTGTGTATTATCCATGATgaggttttttttcaacaatgctACATGTAAATATGTTCCAGACAATAAGAGTATATCTGATTTGAACCCTTACGCGTACAatgtggaccatataagtataccTGAACGTATACTCGTACCGTATGAGTATACCCGTATGGTTTAGTATGAGGTCGACCATACATGTGCATTTGTCAAATTTATCAAGagtcagaaaatgaaataaaaactttaaccaaataaACTAGAGTctttaaagagcctgtgtcgctcacctgtactTACTGATCCTTtggaaatcatttaaaataaggttaaaatcataatttatagtataagatatcattagatactataataatatctaagataatagcaaagaactcaggggcagcaacccaacaactggttgtctgaaaatttcagggcagatatatctaaatctgatgaaAATTTTTGccaccgtcagatttgctctaaatgcttcaatttcagagatataaaccaaaaactgattttaccctatgtactatttttagccatgtatGCCATCTTCGTTCgcgggcagggtcatcggacacattttttaaactatatactcttatgatgattgtggataagaTTAGTTACACTTTGTTTAAGTAATTTCAGaggggaagatttttgtaaaagttaacgatgacgacgacgccggacgacgccgaacgcaaagtgatgagaaaagctcacttgacccttcgggccaggtgagctaaaaagtgacgctacattttttagtttgaaattaagttcaaatgctcaaattgcaattgaagttatggaagaacatacatgtatattttggaaGATAAGTTTTTAGAACATTTAGGAACGTTGTACTTCAAAAACCGATAAGCCAGTAAAGTAAAAATGGTCAGAAGTATTTGTCACCTATAATTAGTTgttatacatatatcataaaatcTACGggtatttttcataacaaatattaGGAACTATTTCATGtaagattttaatcaaaattagtaccaatagaagcagaccTCTCAtaggtttgtttgtttatttggtaatttatctattttgaagCGTTAATTCTCAATTTCTGATGATAGAACAcaaagtttatatcttatccaaaaaatttgatttacaccaataatgaaaaacaaaactaaccGAAGAAAAgtatgaccaaataaaaaaaaacttgccgaCGTATTTGTGTGTTGAGAAATCCAGAACTAATAAAAATAAGTGTCTATGAGCATTGGAGGGTGTGGAAATAGGATAAAGACAGGATGTGGATATAGAATAAAGGCGATAGAAACGTTCATCTTGCATTGAACCCGAACACCAACAATTGTTGaactatcctatagtcatattGATTGATAAAATGTACGTCACATCAAAGTTCACGGTATCGCTTTCAGAgttaatttcgtttctttattctCTTTTAAAGATACTTTTTTTAGTATTGTGAAAAGGCTAAATGGAAGACTAGTATGACGTTTTTAGCTGAAACTTTTAcgaattatataatatcaaagaatgtttctgttcttttcaatacaattttattggtttaataCTGTAGAACAGATTTAGCGTTTTGTGAGTTTATAGAAATTAATCTTGTCAGTAATTTTACATGTGATTAAAACACTTTACCAAGATAAACAACTAGTGTATGTATATTTTCTtaagccccatttatgggcattggtttttccttttgaatggttttacacttgtaattgtttgggacttttatagctggctgttcCGTGtaagccaaggttccgtgttgaaggccgtaccttgacctataatggtcttttataaattttaacttggatagagagttgtcttattggcactgtgactcataccacatcttcctatatcgatcAAATCAGGTTTTGTTGTGACATTTTGGTAGAAACCCATTCAACGCATCGATATCTGATACTAAtcgataaaaatataacttaaagcatagaatattttcttttttatttggaatttatcatactggcttcatttttccgttctgaaaatcataacagaaattaataacgttaAACGTTGGTTAAAAGTTTTGCGACAGGAGACCTTTGGGAATTCATAAACttagtatttttttgttaaatgataaTATAATCAAGATTGTTGCATGCCGTTCAAATGTTATAGATTAGGAGGCACATTtgctttgtacattaattatgtcaaaaagtgattatatgcaaagaataagagaaaaaaattacttgttgaatgcagtaataataaataacgaatttacaaactttttagaAATGATGTCCAAATTGGCCATCAAGATCAAAATTGATAGAACAAAATTATATACCAATACTGTACTTTTTTCAagtatcaaactgataaaaaaaaaaataccgagaAGAAAGGCCAATGCTTTGTATTGTACTAACGGGATAAAAAATAACgaataatatgtttttaacaataaaaaaattggtgtggactttaacggtgcttttttgtggactttagcggaacttgttattgtggactttaacggcgttttcttgtggactttagcggaggtaattttgtggactttagcggaaagtttgtggactttagcggcgttgtggactttagcggaaatttgttgtggactttagcggtgttgtggacttcagaggaattgtggactttaacggtgccacacaGCCGGTTCTGcaatcacaaagtgattaaataatgaaaaaaaatatttttggaaactatttgacatttttatggtAACTTTTTCTAGATGCAGAGTGTCGAAAGTTTGAATGCAATACGTAACGGTAAACGTTTTGACATAGGTTGCTTTATCGTGTTCCAGCAATTCTTCTGCTCATTTTTAACCTTTAAAAATGAATTActatatacttttaatttatattctCCTTTTTTAATATCGAAGCATCTGCACGATTTATCTATATGTTCTTATGAAAAATAGACtgagttttatcactttatttcaTTCTTAGTTTATTTTGCAATAAATACGTTTCATAATGCACGCTGTATcctcatgaaattttgttttgaaaataaaaatcttacATGTATCTTTAGAAACTTAGGATGATGTGTAAAAAAACGGGAATTCGTACAACTATTAATTCGTGTTAAAATGGTCGTCAAAATCACCGCTCGGacaaaatggaaaaaggaaattGATTTGGATGAGAATACGGATAGAATAAGTCGAAAAAGTACAATACAAGCAGACTTTGAAACTCAAACAAAAAATAGTTTGTTAGTATGgaaattcaatgtaaaaaaaaaggtggTTTAACTTGGTTATTTTGCCGAATAACATTCTATGTGTTCCAAATGTAAACAGTCTCATAAAACCGTTTTCGTTtcggaaacattttaaaaataaagtgctaGCTAGACCAAGTTTACACAGGACATACAGTAACATCGGAATCAGGCCTGAGAAGGTTACCGTAGGCTGAGAAATACATAGAAACTTGATttggaaaaaacaaaataaaaaaaatgaggtCCCGTTAGAGTCTGATTAAAGCCAGTCCCAAGTATCCACTTGCGTCTATAAACGCAAGCTAATAGTTGGGACTGGCTTAAGTCACTAAGTAAGACTGGTttcgttataaaaaaaattctcgaAATTTACAAGCAAACGACTGACTTTATATTAGTATTCAAATAGCAGAAAGAGACTGAAATAGCtagatcttgaaatcatttagattttcTATTCGTGTTAATTTCCGCTTGCATGGGTACTCGCTGGTAGTgtagttttttttgtgtgtgatttgAGTTGGAAAAGATTGCTCATAATATACCCTCATTGTCCAGTGTCAGTCCAAATTTTTCTCAAACATTTTCCCGGATCGGCTCTATTACAAAACCTACCTAGTATTGTATTCAAGTTagtgttaacttgttctcgtcctgaacatgcatgaaatatttgccactggacgttaagcaaccaacaatcaatcctacaatttacacccgtTACTTGAAACTTTAgctgttaaaatttaaatcattgcctataattttttcaaagaaatcgacaaaATTTACGAACATTTAGGCAAAATGAAATATATACGTTACCGCTTGATAATTatggaagtggggtaacatgagactttatttataaaaagtacaagtacaaataaaataaaaaaatatatatgtaacatattattTGTACACCAGTTTGCTGTTAGAACGATTAATAGAGATATGGgatatgcaatttataagatagCTACAGTTGGACATTTAActacatcaaaaccaaatacaccaAGCAAATTAATTGTGACTAATGCTTATTGGACGagtatctttttatttctaatttgtagTCAGTTTACTAAACGACGGTTCCCTAAATAGGAAAGTTTTGATAAGTATAATtatcacagtaacatttcagtctcctagtacatatttgtttaagttCTTAAACTTTTGTTCTTCTGGAGAAAATTCCAACCATAATGAAATAAGGAGGTGCGGTAAAATTGCCAATTAATCAACTTTCTACCAAATACAAAATGACGGAAATTGTAGGGTTGTGGGCCCAAATATACCATCAGTAATTAGTTACGAATCAGTTCAcatgttctttattatttcaattcTCTTAATACACATGAAAGGATTaactgaaatacaaaaaatacacaaaaatagaataaagaatTGAAACAGCAAAATGAACACTTTACCATAACAAAATACAGCAAGAACACGtgatcataaaatatataaaatcacaCATTTAATAATACTTTCTTATAGTTTATATGTGATTTTATATGCATTATATAATGCTGACAACCAAATATATGTCTTATACCAGGTCTATCTTTTTTCTATATTAAACATTTCTATGTTTTCTCTTTTACAATATACGGCGTCTCAAAAGTTACGATAAAATGGTCAAAATACTCTTTATAATAGTTTACCAAAAAACTTCTATTAAATACACATATTCTTTGACTCATATATAACAAACATACCGTATTGGTTGACCATGGTATTCTAATATAGCTTCAAAAAACGTTTAACTTCAAAATTAGCTTCATCACATTCGATTCACAAAAATAAGTACTCTCTCGATTAGGGGACCGAAACATGCTAAAAATGCTTGTTTACAATAAAGtgttgatttcaaataaaaataagttaaccAACCAACTTTGGTCTTAACATACCGGCCCCTTAATTGTGGTCATGCAAGAACACAATTATCTTATAAACTAACCACAGTAGACCTAAGTggtttcaaaatgtcaaaatatatctAACTAATAACAATACTgtcttatcaaaattaaaaaacaatcatttaacaTTGTCCATATCAGCTTCCAGAACCAAACACAGTTTTCCAATTGATCTGGTCAATACAGTAGAAGCAGTTTTGACCTTCGCTACACGCACTGTTCCAAATTTGTCCGTAATGACTTCCAAGACGCGTCCCATTGTCCATGAATTTCTCGGAGTGTTTTCAACAATAAGAACAAGATCATTGATTTTAAGATTTCTTTCCTTCTTGTTCCATTTAGCTCTCTGATTTAATAAAGGAAGATATTCTTTTGTCCATCGATTCCAGAACAAGTCTGACAAATATTGTACTTGTCGCCACCTTCTACGAACACAATTGTCGGATTTAACAAATGTCCCTGGGGGAGCGCTTTCTCCTGAACGAAGAAGCAGAAGATCATTTGGCGTTAACACATTCAAGTCATTCACACTGTTAGGTACTTCTGTGATAGGACGACCATTTAGTATAGCTTCAACTTCACAAAATAATGTTTGCAAGTTTTCATCATCCAAACGCAACTTTTGCTCCTGCAAAATAGAATACAAAACCTTTCTTACAGATCGAATGAGTCTTTCCCATACTCCACCAAAATTAGATGCTGCTGGAGGATTAAATTTCCAGTCGATGCCCTTTTGAAGCATAAAATTGTCAATCTGATTCAGATTCCATTTAACAATTTCATCTTTAAGTTCTCTTTGCGCACCTACGAGATTAGTTCCATTGTCCGATCGAATAATTTTGGGTACTCCTCTGCGTGCAATGAATCGCCGGATTGCATTAATGCAAGAACTGGTGTCTAGGGAATCGGCTACTTCCAAATGTACTGCTCTTATTTTGAGACATGTAAATATCACACCGTAACGTTTAACAGTACACCTTCTCTGTTTAATTGCAAAAGGTCCAAAGTAATCCATACCAACGATTGTAAACGGTGCAGTATCTTGAGTCACCCTTTCGCTGGGCAAATTCGCCATTTTCTGTTGCATGATGGGTGCTtgatattttctacatttgacacATTTAGAGACAATATTCTTGATTATACCGTTAGCACCTATGATCCAATACTTTTGTCTGAGTTCGGTCAAAATAGCATTTTTCCCTAAATGTCCGATCGATCTATGAATTCCTTGTATAATTGAATATGATAATGTAGATTGTTTTGGCAGTATGATTGGATGCTTCGATGTTTCGGTTAGATTTGATCTTGCTAATCTCCCACCAACTCGTAATATTCCTTTTTCATCAATATATGAGTCAAGTTTAAACAGTCTTGATGTTCGCTTAACATTCAACTTATCTTTTAATCGCTGTACTTCATCATCGAAATGTTGGTTTTGAACAAAACGAATAATAGTCATTTCTGCGTTGTGTACATCCTGTACTTTTAGATTCAGAGTTTTGACTAGTTCCTTCGATTCATTTAGTCGCTTGGATTTTGCTTGTGTAGGTAACTTATCTTCATTCTCATTTGCTAAGTCGTTTTTTCTTCGGTAGGTTTGCTTAAAGTtgtttacggccttcaacaaccaAGCTACAATTCTTTTCAACTTGTCAAAGTCAGAACATCGAGAAATCAAGGTTTCAAAACTGTTAAATTCATCATAATCATCGTCCACAATTGATGCATTAACCACTGATTTTCGTTTGACTTCTGAGTCATTATCTGGAAATTTCAAGTCCACACATACTTGTGGCCATTCACATTCTGGTAACCACAAATAATCTGGTCCCCTGATCCATTGAGGATTTTGTTCAAATTTCGAAATAGTCATTCCACGCGAAGCAAAGTCAGCTGGATTTTGCTTCGTATTAACATAATTCCACTGTGAATTGTCGGTAGCTTCATGTATTAAAGCAAGACGATTTGCAACAAACGTATGATATCTTGAATTTCTGTTGAAAATGTATCGCAGCACTGTCATACTATCTGTCCAAAAGAACACTTTATCGATGTTGTAATTCAACTCTTGCAAAATAACTTTGCTCAATCGAACTGCTCTTGCTGCAGCAGTTAATTCCATTCTAGGCACGGTAATTGTTTTCAGAGGCGCAACTCGTGATTTCCCAAGAACAAATGAGCAATGAATCCTCCcagttttatcaataaaacgaaGATAGAAAACCATGCCATAACCGATATCACTGGCATCCGAGAAACAATGAATTTGTGTTGacattacattttcaaaatttggcgGCTTGTAACATCTGTCAATCTTAACATTATGCAACTCGTTCAACTGATTCAACCAACTGATCCATTTTTTCTCATCTGTCTCATTAATTTCTTCATCCCAATCAACTtgttgtttgcataaattttgaAGAATTGACCTTCCTATGAGTACAAAAGGAGATGCGATTCCTAACGGATCGTACACAGAACTTACAACTGATAATATTCCTCGCTTAGTATGAGGATGATCATTGGTATTTATTTGAAATCCAAATACGTCTCTATCGATGTACCAAGATACTCCTAGCGCTCGTTCAATGGATGATTCGTTCTCAAAATCAAGCTGATTAGTGTTTTTTGTGCGACTCTTGTCTGGTATTGATTTTACTACAGTTGAACTCGTGCTTGTCCACTTTGTCATATTAAAGCCTCCTTTTGTGCAAAGAGATCTAACACCATCTACTAACGATATTGCCTTTTCGTCTGATTCGGTCGATACTAAACAATCGTCTACATatatattgttcaaaattgttTCTGCAACTTGTGGCTCGAATTGGTTTCCATAGTTCTGTGCAGTTTGTCTCAACGCAAAATTACAAACACTTGGAGAAGATGTAGCTCCAAAAATATGAACGGTCATCCTGTATACTTCTGGTTCGCTGTTCATGTCTCCATTTGGCCACCATAAAAATCGCAATAAGTTTCTATCTTTGAGTGGAACTTTTACTTGGTAGAACATACTTTCTATGTCACCTTGTAACGCAACTTTTTCCGTACGGAATCGTAAAAGTACTCCTATCAAATTATTAGCAAGGTCTGGTCCTTGCAATAACAATGCATTCAGCGAGACTCCCATGTACGATGCAGAACAATCAAATACTACTCTAATCTTGTTCGGTTTTTTGTTGTGATAAATTCCGTGGTGAGGAATGTACCAGACTCTTCCATCTTCTTGGTTTAACTCAGTTATTGCTACCTTTTCAGCAAAACCTTTCGAGAAAAGATTGTTCATAAAGGAAACGTAGTCGTCCTTAAACTTCTGATTCTTTGTCATCTTGTTTCTAAGTCCTTTAAGACGATTTAATCCTTGAGACACATTATTCGGAAATTTCACCTCTTTGTTTCGAAAAGGTAAGGCAACTTGGTAGTGTCCATCCTCAAATTCAATAGACTCATTCACTTGTTTCAAAAAATAGTTGTCTTCAATGGAGTTCTCTTTTTTATCGTCAATAAGCAGTTCTGGGAAGTCCAAATTTATTGATTTTCTCACAAGACTATCCAATTtattattttcgtggattgctgtgAGCTGTGCCCGATTCACCACAGCATTCGTTTCTGTAATTGAGTCCTTACGAATCAAGTTCCATACTATCCAACCTAATCTACTCCTTGTAGCATGAGGAGAACCTGCTGGACCAGTAGCAATGTCATATGGAGTATATGCATCGGGTAC
This window contains:
- the LOC139498984 gene encoding uncharacterized protein, translated to MDIEASELGEEQTDTEEDLDSASAEMENTARKRTFTEKGKLYEKKTIDDMFEVIKRLCENILSFVEKNAPFEVIRSKFSLWMDKYEHYLEQHQNFMARIREQEKEEYIYIYEDREAFLCDFKRTIEKYFSDSQSQTSSSHRGDRYTSRQGPASHHSDQRSTHSSRSSILSNISSKKLAEEQQRVELELKKEALKKKRLLELAKINIQMDEEELDLSTGIAVSDAKTNILNKYELLENVKSETQSIRSKILFKEQKQDKFAKVKLNPHAPHFEPKVEKVERSTNKGTTNIGTATLSSTYYKSPITEKKEYSTTTTNRQDSGPTDQNNNSEAITAIVKNLRKPMPEIKRFSGDPLEFRKFVRQFTVKIVQNSDTEDEKMNYLEQFTFGEAHKVVSGFSHLSGEYAYQAAMEQLEERYGNSEVIANAFIKKALEWPTLKAGDSKGLDEFSLFLIECENAAHSINALRILEYSENIKRLMCKLPFHLHDRWRSVVLRIKTNKETVQFGNFVKFVKDEAKKVNDLTYGSSAVGTKGKTEPAKNENSRRNFRTGNNAFATDLNREVKKPQYTSECSYCKSKSHKLEQCNVFKKLPTPDKYNHMKSQALCFGCLKKGHMTRDCKYRLTCSICRKRHPSILHDESKSSNKENSEKHSVDEENPSACHIPEIEIVNQLGAGNKSHSSCAMAIIPVKVKLKNRSHAIETYAFFDTGSSISFCTEEIMHQLGGNGKKMEISLNTMGTPHRMSTYALNGLQVCDIDTNSVIDLPTVYTKDKMPVAKTHIPTNEEIVKWPHLNNIVLPDIDGTIGLMIGNNVPDAYTPYDIATGPAGSPHATRSRLGWIVWNLIRKDSITETNAVVNRAQLTAIHENNKLDSLVRKSINLDFPELLIDDKKENSIEDNYFLKQVNESIEFEDGHYQVALPFRNKEVKFPNNVSQGLNRLKGLRNKMTKNQKFKDDYVSFMNNLFSKGFAEKVAITELNQEDGRVWYIPHHGIYHNKKPNKIRVVFDCSASYMGVSLNALLLQGPDLANNLIGVLLRFRTEKVALQGDIESMFYQVKVPLKDRNLLRFLWWPNGDMNSEPEVYRMTVHIFGATSSPSVCNFALRQTAQNYGNQFEPQVAETILNNIYVDDCLVSTESDEKAISLVDGVRSLCTKGGFNMTKWTSTSSTVVKSIPDKSRTKNTNQLDFENESSIERALGVSWYIDRDVFGFQINTNDHPHTKRGILSVVSSVYDPLGIASPFVLIGRSILQNLCKQQVDWDEEINETDEKKWISWLNQLNELHNVKIDRCYKPPNFENVMSTQIHCFSDASDIGYGMVFYLRFIDKTGRIHCSFVLGKSRVAPLKTITVPRMELTAAARAVRLSKVILQELNYNIDKVFFWTDSMTVLRYIFNRNSRYHTFVANRLALIHEATDNSQWNYVNTKQNPADFASRGMTISKFEQNPQWIRGPDYLWLPECEWPQVCVDLKFPDNDSEVKRKSVVNASIVDDDYDEFNSFETLISRCSDFDKLKRIVAWLLKAVNNFKQTYRRKNDLANENEDKLPTQAKSKRLNESKELVKTLNLKVQDVHNAEMTIIRFVQNQHFDDEVQRLKDKLNVKRTSRLFKLDSYIDEKGILRVGGRLARSNLTETSKHPIILPKQSTLSYSIIQGIHRSIGHLGKNAILTELRQKYWIIGANGIIKNIVSKCVKCRKYQAPIMQQKMANLPSERVTQDTAPFTIVGMDYFGPFAIKQRRCTVKRYGVIFTCLKIRAVHLEVADSLDTSSCINAIRRFIARRGVPKIIRSDNGTNLVGAQRELKDEIVKWNLNQIDNFMLQKGIDWKFNPPAASNFGGVWERLIRSVRKVLYSILQEQKLRLDDENLQTLFCEVEAILNGRPITEVPNSVNDLNVLTPNDLLLLRSGESAPPGTFVKSDNCVRRRWRQVQYLSDLFWNRWTKEYLPLLNQRAKWNKKERNLKINDLVLIVENTPRNSWTMGRVLEVITDKFGTVRVAKVKTASTVLTRSIGKLCLVLEADMDNVK